Within the Longimicrobium sp. genome, the region GTGCCGTGCTTCACCACCCGCCCGCCGCCGAGCCACCTGACCTCCTGCTCCACGCCCCACGCCACGCACTCCATGGCGTGCTCCGCCCGGTAGCGGAACTCGTACGGCGAGGCGAACTTCGCCGCCGACACGCCGATCACGTTCTCGAAGATCGCGGGATAGCTCCAGTCGTTGGCGTTGTGCCCCGCCGTGACGACGATGATCCCCGCGCGTCGCGCCCGTTCGCACGCCACGTACAGCGCGTCGCGCGCGTACTCCAGCCGCGTGCCCAGGCTTACGTTGATCACCTGCACGCCCGCCTCGATGGCCCACAGCAGCGCGGCGTGGATGGTGCCCGGCGACGTTTCGAGCTGCTTGCCGAACACGCGGACGGGCACCACCCGCGCATCTGGCGCCACCCGCAGCACCAGGTCCACGCACGCGGTGCCGTGGCCCAGGACGTCGTGGTCGTCGCCGTTCTGCCCGAGCGCGAAATCGTCATCCGGGTCCACGAACGAGATGCCCGGCAGCACACGCGGATCGTCGATCGTGCGGTCCCACCCGCTGTCGATCACCGCCACGCGAATGCCCCGCCCCGTGGCCCCGCCCAGCGCCTCGCGCACCCAGGCGGGGGGCTCCGCACGCCCCTGCAGCGGCTCCGCGCCGTTCACTTCCGGTTCAGCTTTTCGCCCACGTAGTTCCACACCAGCTCCAGGATGCGCCCGGACCGGGTGACCACGTTGGCGCTGACGCTGTAGCCGCGCCGAAAGCGCTCCAGCTCGCCCGGCTCCACCTGGTCGCGGTCCAGCGAGGCCACCACGCGGTACACGCCGCCGCCCGTCGGCGCGGCCGCGGGGGCGCCCCCCGCTCCGGGCGCGGCGCCGGACCCTGCCGGCTCCGACGCCACGTGGGTGACACGGGCCTCCAGCTGCCGGCGGTCCGACTGGCGGAAGGCCTGCACCTCCAGCCGCACGCGGTCGCCCAGCTCGATCTTGTTGACGTCGCGCTCGGGCACCAGCATGGTCACCCGCCAGTCGGCCAGGTCGCCCACCTCGAGCAGCGTGACGCCCTCCTGCACCAGCGCACCCGGCAGCCGCCGCTCCACGTCGTCGGTGAGCACCACGCCCGCGGCGGGCGCGAGCACCGTGCTGCGGGCAATGCGCTGCTCGACCTCGGCGGCCTGGGCGCGCAGCCGGTCGATCTCCGTTCCCGTCTTGCGCTCGTCGAACCCGCGAAGCGCCAGCATCCCCGTTTCGGTGCCGGTCAGCCGGATCTCGGCCTCGGCGCCGCGCACCTCGCCCACGGCCAGGTCCAGCGTCACGTGCTGCCCCGGCCGGTGCGCCGCCAGCATGGAGTCGACGTTGGTGCCCAGCCCGTGCTCCACCATCCGCTGCAGCAGCGTGGCGCGCGAGGTAGACAGCCGGGCGCGGGCGCGGTCGAGCTTTTCGGACTGCTGCGCGCGCTCCAGCGGCGTGGCGGCCGCGCTGCGCGCCCGGTCGATCTCCGCCGACCGCAGCTGCGCCTGCAATTGGGCCAGCTGCGTTTCCAGTGCCAGCGCGTCAAGCCTTACCACCGGCTGCCCCGCGGCCACCGTGTCGCCGGACTTCACCAGCACCTCGCGCACCACCCCGCCGGCCTGCGCGCGCACCGGCCACAGCTGCACCGGCTCCAGCACGCCCGACGTCTTCACCGTGATGTCCATGCTCACGAACATCGACACCAGCAGGCCGGTGACCAGCAGCAGCCCGATGAACGCCAGCGTGTAGGTCACCGCGCGCTTGACGAACCTTGCACCCGGCTGCCCGTCGTCGCCCAGGTCGGGAAGGCGCAGGGGAATCACGCTGGCCTCGGCGTTCTTGGGCGCATTCATGCGGCCCTCGGCGTTCCTGGGTGCATTCATGGCGTCACCGCGTGGCCGGGGCCACGGCGCGGGGCCGGAGCCACGGCGCGAAGCCGCCGCCCGTCATCGGGCACATCGCCGGCGTTCAGCAGCTGGCGGTAGGCGTCGCTGCTCTGCAGCAGCTCGGCGTGGGTGCCGGAGCCGGCCACATTGCCGCCCTCCAGCACGATGATCTGGTCGGCCATGGCCGCGGTGGCCACGCGGTGGGTCACGAAGACGATCGTCTTTCCCTGCAGCCGGCCGAACAGGTCGCGAAGGATCTGCGACTCGGTGGCCATGTCCACATTGGAGGTAGCCTCGTCCAGCAGCAGCACGGGGGCGTCGCGGATCAGCGCGCGGGCCAGCGACAGCCGCTGCCGCTGGCCGCCGGAGAGGGTGGATCCCCACTCGCCCACCTGCGTCTCGTATCCCTCGGGGAGGTCGCGGATCAGCGGCTCCAGGCGGCACAGCCTCACCGCGTCGTCCACGTCGGCCCGGGTGGGGTTCTCGCAGCCCATCGTCAGGTTTTCCCAGACGGTGCCCTTCATCAGGCTGAACTCCTGCCAGACGACGGACACCTGCCGCCGCAGGTCGGAGATGGCGATGCTGGTGGCGGGGATGCCGTCGAAGAACACCTGCCCCTCGTTGGGGTCCTCCATCCGCGTCAGCAGGCGCAGGATGGACGACTTGCCCACCCCGCTGTGGCCCACGACCGCCGTGATCGCCCCCGCGGGAAAGTGGATGTTCACGCCGCGCAGCACGGCCTTTTCCCGGGTGTAGCCGAATGTCACGCCGCGCAGGCGGATGTCGCCTTCCAGCACGTGCTTCACCGGCTGGGGCGGAAGGTACGAGAGCGCGGGGTCCTGCTCGGTGGGGGCGTCCAGGTACTCGAACATGCGCCCCAGGCTCACGGCCGACTGCTGGAACTCGGCGAAGAGGTTGGAGATCTGGCTGATGGGGTTGTACAGGTAGCCGATGTAGGCGGTGAACGCGATGTAGTCGCCCAGCGTCATCTGCTGCGCCAGGATCAGGCGCCACGCGTACCACGTGTAGACCGCCGTTCCCAGCGCCCGCACGATGGTGTTCGTAGCCATGAACACCTGGCCGAACCCCCCGCCCTTCAGCTGCACGCTCAGCGCGCCTTTCATCTGCTTCTGGGCGTGCGCGTACACCTGGTGCTCGCCGGCCATCGCCTTGAGCGTGCGGATGTGGCTGAGCACCTCTACCTGGAAGGCGCCCAGGTCGGCGAACGCCTCGGCGCTCTGCTTCCAGTACTTTCTCATCAGCCGCGCCGACATCGTGGTGATCAGCATCGTCAGGGGGATGGTGATCAGCGACACGATCGCCAGCTTCCACTGGATCAGAAAGAGGAAGGGCGGAACCAGGATCAGGTACGCGCCGTTGACGAACAGCGTCTCGAACACGCGCGACACCGTGCCCAGCGAGGTGCGCACGTCGCCGAACCGGCTCATGATCTCGCCCACCCGGTGCTCGTCGAAGAAGCGGATGCGCAGGTGCTGCAGGTGGTTGAAGAAGAGCAGTCCGGTGGCGTTGGTCAGGTGCGCGGTGGTGAACATGGTGAAGTAGCCGCGGATGGCGCCCATCACCCCCTGGGCGACGGCGACGGCCAGCAGGCCGGCCACCAGCACGTGCATCAGCGTGATCGAGCGGGTGGGGTATACCT harbors:
- a CDS encoding peptidase domain-containing ABC transporter; this translates as MPPRPTAEIPPLREAFQQFMRLIRLIRPYWGPLVKGMALGLVLGMIGMITPYLSKLLIDEVYPTRSITLMHVLVAGLLAVAVAQGVMGAIRGYFTMFTTAHLTNATGLLFFNHLQHLRIRFFDEHRVGEIMSRFGDVRTSLGTVSRVFETLFVNGAYLILVPPFLFLIQWKLAIVSLITIPLTMLITTMSARLMRKYWKQSAEAFADLGAFQVEVLSHIRTLKAMAGEHQVYAHAQKQMKGALSVQLKGGGFGQVFMATNTIVRALGTAVYTWYAWRLILAQQMTLGDYIAFTAYIGYLYNPISQISNLFAEFQQSAVSLGRMFEYLDAPTEQDPALSYLPPQPVKHVLEGDIRLRGVTFGYTREKAVLRGVNIHFPAGAITAVVGHSGVGKSSILRLLTRMEDPNEGQVFFDGIPATSIAISDLRRQVSVVWQEFSLMKGTVWENLTMGCENPTRADVDDAVRLCRLEPLIRDLPEGYETQVGEWGSTLSGGQRQRLSLARALIRDAPVLLLDEATSNVDMATESQILRDLFGRLQGKTIVFVTHRVATAAMADQIIVLEGGNVAGSGTHAELLQSSDAYRQLLNAGDVPDDGRRLRAVAPAPRRGPGHAVTP
- a CDS encoding S8 family peptidase, yielding MNGAEPLQGRAEPPAWVREALGGATGRGIRVAVIDSGWDRTIDDPRVLPGISFVDPDDDFALGQNGDDHDVLGHGTACVDLVLRVAPDARVVPVRVFGKQLETSPGTIHAALLWAIEAGVQVINVSLGTRLEYARDALYVACERARRAGIIVVTAGHNANDWSYPAIFENVIGVSAAKFASPYEFRYRAEHAMECVAWGVEQEVRWLGGGRVVKHGTSFAAPNVAGIVALILEVHPGATIEEVREMLSRLALPAIEPTESPIVAGTGRFGEGNDAGLQEESENAE
- a CDS encoding HlyD family secretion protein, whose amino-acid sequence is MNAPRNAEGRMNAPKNAEASVIPLRLPDLGDDGQPGARFVKRAVTYTLAFIGLLLVTGLLVSMFVSMDITVKTSGVLEPVQLWPVRAQAGGVVREVLVKSGDTVAAGQPVVRLDALALETQLAQLQAQLRSAEIDRARSAAATPLERAQQSEKLDRARARLSTSRATLLQRMVEHGLGTNVDSMLAAHRPGQHVTLDLAVGEVRGAEAEIRLTGTETGMLALRGFDERKTGTEIDRLRAQAAEVEQRIARSTVLAPAAGVVLTDDVERRLPGALVQEGVTLLEVGDLADWRVTMLVPERDVNKIELGDRVRLEVQAFRQSDRRQLEARVTHVASEPAGSGAAPGAGGAPAAAPTGGGVYRVVASLDRDQVEPGELERFRRGYSVSANVVTRSGRILELVWNYVGEKLNRK